TCTGGTTATAGTAACTCAATTTTCGTTCATTAGACGGCGCTGAATATTGGAAGATCGCGACTTTGTATAaacactgtttttattttattcgccCAGGCTATATTCATACGTGCATAGCACTGTCTTGCTCAAACACTGGAGCGATGTGCAGATCCGCTTGTGCAATAACGGGTGATTCCTTTGCTTTATCGgtacacacaaacaaaacatacAAATCTCAAAATAAATGGTCCCTATCTCGTTGCAACAAGGGAAAATGGTCTGTaaactacatgtatttattaattgatatACTACATAGGTTTTAAGGGTTACACATATATACTTAGATAATTGATACGTTATTTTTATATCCGGATTTATCTttcttttatatgtattattgcTTATATCTTTCGTacattttcaatataattttgtatttattgtcgTGAAGAATGGACAAGACAAGTTTAAGAATTTTCTAAGCCTGTAGAGTCGCCATCAAACACGCATCGTCTTCAAAAGTATTCGAACAAATTTCAACGTCAAAATAAGTTCTCAGCCCGAGCTCAGTTGCCTCTGGTACTCTACCTGTCCAATtgcttggtccaatgtgtatttgcatacacatctcacattttgcttaatgagagagtgagacgcgatgcacattggacaaataAATTGCACAGGCGGGAGCGCTTATTTGTTCTAAGGTATCTGATAGCGATTACAAAATTGTGTATACatgcaaatatttaatattaatacccTTTCAGTATTTGTTACAAtccaaattatttttctttgccGAGACCACTTAAAGCccttaatacaatatttaaaaaaaaaatattaggtatactTAGTGGTAATTGTTAAATGTAAACCATAAGTTTCTAGATTATAAGTGCTTACACAAAAACCATATAGCTACATACAAGTAGAGAATAAAATCCGGACAGTAAAGAAAAGCACATGAACGAATCAAGCTGCGTTAGTACAGGTAAgataattactataattttaCATCAAACAGGGCCGTGAGTTTCACTGACATATTTTACCGTAAGTTTTGATCCAATAATTGGGTTATATAATTGGCGAAAAGAACAGTGTAATTCGCGGACGCGCGAAAGTAATCGTAAAATTCTGTAGGTATAGATAGTGAGTTTCAGACACATGGATCACGTGAGGCGGCAGGAGGCGTAACCATGGCAAGTCCcaagaaaaagttgatccaCTCAAGAAATGCCTCGGATCGCTTAGTAACGCTCCTTGTTTGGCAACTGCAGATTGACTGGTGCTGGATAGGGGGTCGGAGACGGGTGGATCACGTGAGGCGGCAGGAGAGGAGACGGCCGCAGGCGGAGTGCCAGCGGTGCTTGCGTGATGACTGCTCAGACAACTCAGCTGCAATGGAGTTCTGCGGGTATTGTGAGTACCGAATCGTAATGGTCCTTGGTAGTGGGTGGGAGACGCTTCTAAGCGTGATCTATCACATAAGGCTGCATGAGACGAAAGTGTCAATATAAAGTTGATCCACCGAAATAATGTTTCTTGTTAGGTTTGTATAGAATGACTGGTCCAATGGGGTGAGGCGGCATGAAGGGAGGCGGCCATAAGCGGAGTGTCAGCGGTGATTGCGCGACGACTGCTCAGAAAATCCAGATGTAAATAGTATGCGGGAGCCACCGTGGAGTTCTGGAGGCATTGTATGGCGACTAAACCTCAATGGTCCTAGATAGTGGGTCGGAGACGGGCGGATCACGTGAGGCGGCAGGAGGGCAGGCGGCCGCAGGCGGAGTGCCAGCGGTGCTTGCGCGACGACTGCTCGGACAACTCGGCCGTGGACAGGGTGCGGGAGCCCCCGTCGCCCAGCTCTGAAACACCGAACCAAACAGTTATAGATTGTATTCTACTATTCTTTTTGATTCTAATATCTTAGTAATTCTAAGACAAAAATGTGTTCCTTATATCTACCACTTATCTCAGGTGGTTGGAAAAAAGTTACGCGCCTGATTTGAAAGtagaaattttcaaaatttaatttacaaatcaaatttaaaattactgccttgggtaaaacttgaactcacggcctctggatcgatactccagcgctctgccaactgagccaccaagacctcatccatagtcAATTTTTGCACTATATGGGTATAGGGGACcttagcgacatctaccgtaagagtgttacacttcttaaacggctatcagagttccaagtcatattggaaattcaccagttacGATCCGCTACccatactaaaatattttttaagtagcagaaacgtctgcgatgctaatagcatcgttcgcagaagTTTCTTCTTcttgaaaattaatttaaccgTAGCGGTCTGTAATAACTTTTACCAACTGCctcagttaacacattcactgccaacgaaCCGCTAGGTggtaaaattgtaaattctGATTACATATCTTACACATCCCATAATTTTTTGACCATACTAGTTACGtcgatatttatgtattttacattaatttaaagtatttacaCTACTTAAGTTGAAGCGTAacgttaattatttaaatggaACTGCTTATTCAAATATGTTCAAAATGATCATGTGGGTCAATAGCGACATCTACGACTTGAAAATTAATGTTATGTTTATGTCACTTATGGGATCCCACTCTCAACTCAATTGTCCAATAGTATTGCATTTCGGCATTCaagtaaaataatgaataaatgggttttaaaccattttttttctatgtaagtataattcacgacagtttaaattcgattaaaataaattttaagtaaattagattagATCCAGTGTTTTATTATAGCTAGAACTTTACCTCTTTCAGCCATTTATATAATGATTTATAATACATTATAAGCATAAACATGTATAATATCGGTAACGATAACTCATCGGCCCATCTATCTTTGATCTACGAGAACAAAGGTAATACACATTTGAAGACACGTGAATTGATTTCACAATAGAAACTGGCACCAAACAGAATTATATCTTTAGCACCTCGTATTGAATAGAATGAAATACCTAATGGTGTTGTAGTATCTTCTTACTCGTACTCTTTACAGTATTACCAAATTGCTTTAAGTATGACAACAGTTAGATTAAATTCCTACACTAAAGTAGATGACTATTAATAATCACAAACATATTTGTTTCATTCATTCGTTCCTCAGATAAGAAAATGTTGGACGAACAAGAAACCTTTAGTGAACAAGGATTTGAATAACGTAACGTATAACGTATTCTATGTTAATAAAACACAACGAAATTGCGTAAGTAAAACCAAAGGGCCAGACATAATCTTCCACTTTCATTATGCATAGGTTAGAGATCCTAAAGCATCATGCTGatactaaaaaaacatgcaaaactaatTACAATATATCGAAATAACGCACAACGTTTTACGAAATATTGAGTAAACGTCGAAATCACAATAAAATGACACTGTATTTCAATGACCACTGATTTCAGTTTGCACTTGAAAGTTATAATAAGGAATAAATTATGCTGAAAATGTTAATCAAACCCTGATTACTGTACAGTCAGTGAGTCATTGAGTAAAGTATGCCGGATTACTCAGGTAACATGATGACCAAGGTGAATTTTCAAGTCTATTGTTAGTGGATTACTAAGGCACCAGTACAAAGAGTGCTTCACCGCAAATGTATTTAATCAAAAACAGTTGAATTTATGTCACATGAACTGATtagtaaagtttaaaaaattgttCAGTATTAAACACACAGAGAACGCAAGTTGTTATAAGTTATCTCAGTTGGTTAATTATCTCTTTTGTTCCCAAAGAACGTTGGCGGAGTGTAGCTTATAGttctaatttataatataatataatatttatatccaTCATTTTTTTGTGTGTTCTTAACATTCAGGAACAGAAAAGACCAAATAGAACCGGGTTTAACATAATTACGTGATAtgcaatattttcatttaatctTTAAGtcatatttacataaaacagtaataaatataaggATCATAATCCTTATTAAAGGAGTAAGGGGGATTCACCCTCACACGCATGCAACGAACCTAACTCAACGAACAAATTCTAGCGCGCACCCTACCGCAGCCGTCGGCCGCGCCCGTCTCTGCAAAGTTAAGGTTGCATTGTGacgaaaatatgtattataaatgtgtaaatgATTCGCTTTTACACTTGCATAGCTTGATCAGTTTGCTGTAGAGATATCTGTCCCCTTGTATACAAActtatacaacgtgtctctgCCCTCTGGACACAGATTAATAGGACGTCATTTCAAACGCCACAGTATTAACGGAGAATttaatgatttacgatttaataCCTTCGAATAACAGCCTGTATGTATACACggtaattaaagagtatgtCATGTTACTAGTATCACTTTAATCTGATAGTCATTTTAAACGACTAATACAGTATGCTCCTATTTATCgatgatttatttgaattaatttaactttgaaaagattttttttatgttcgtctaatcaaataatttaccatattaaaacattcctgagaaggaactctactcgGGAATTCGGTCCATATCTAgagagtagagacacgttgtatgtAGGGGGAAGATAACACTATAGCCATTTCTATATCGTGTAAAAAGACAAGAAGTTTaccaaatttaaccttttgaacgccacgaaCACCTATAGGCGTCCtaactagtcgtgcccacagcgccaaggattactataggtgttatggcacCACCGCCACAcactgtcaaagtaaccttcacactttcgagtaaggtctacattagctcccttgcgcccgggatttTGGcgtttgaatgatatttttgtttatggcataaagcgttcaaagggttaagtaaGTCACAATACAAGTGAGATAAAACACGTACCGACCCGTGGCAATATTTAGAACCCCTAATGTTCATCTCGCAAATAGCGCCAACGTGCCCCAGGCTCAAATTTAAAAGACACGTATTGTATAGTAGGGCAGCTCGGTAAAATTATGTGGGTCGTGGAGAGCGGGACGCCATTAGCTTATAGGCTCAGCACGAGTGCGCTGCGACAGTATCTCTTACGTGAGTTTGACTATCCGTCTTTTTCTGAGTGTATTAATTGGAGATGCATGGATAGTCTATCCTGCTAGCTGCAGTGCCGCTCCACGAGGTAGGGCAGCACGGTGGAAGTGTGCAGGTCGTGGAGGGTAGCTCGCCTGAGATGATGTACTGACCGTGGCGCAGGTCGCCGGTGAAGTAGTCCTGCGAGCCGTAGTGCCGCTCCACGAGGTAGGGCAGCACGGTGGAAGTGTGCAGGTCGTGGAGGGTAGCTCGCCTGAGATGATGTACTGACCGTGGCGCAGGTCGCCGGTGAAGTAGTCCTGCGAGCCGTAGTGCCGCTCCACGAGGTAGGGCAGCACGGTGGAAGTGTGCAGGTCATGGAGGGTAGCTCGCCTGAGATGATGTACTAACCGTGGCGCAGGTCGCCGGTGAAGTAGTCCTGCGAGCCGTAGTGCCGCTCCACGAGGTAGGGCAGCACGGTGGAAGTGTGCAGGTCGTGGAGGGTAGCTCGCCTGAGATGATGTACTAACCGTGGCGCAGGTCGCCGGTGAAGTAGTCCTGCGAGCCGTAGTGCCGCTCCACGAGGTAGGGCAGCACGGTGGAAGTGTGCAGGTCGTGGAGGGTAGCTGGCCTGAGATGATGTACTGACCGTGGCGCAGGTCGCCGGTGAAGTAGTCCTGCGAGCCGTAGTGCCGCTCCACGAGGTAGGGCAGCACGGTGGAAGTGTGCAGGTCGTGGAGGGTAGCTGGCCTGAGATGATGTACTGACCGTGGCGCAGGTCGCCGGTGAAGTAGTCCTGCGAGCCGTAGTGCCGCTCCACGAGGTAGGGCAGCACGGTGGAAGTGTGCAGGTCGTGGAGGGTAGCTGGCCTGAGATGATGTACTGACCGTGGCGCAGGTCGCCGGTGAAGTAGTCCTGCGAGCCGTAGTGCCGCTCCACGAGGTAGGGCAGCACGGTGGAAGTGTGCAGGTCGTGGAGGGTAGCTGGCCTGAGATGATGTACTGACCGTGGCGCAGGTCGCCGGTGAAGTAGTCCTGCGAGCCGTAGTGCCGCTCCACGAGGTAGGGCAGCACGGTGGAAGTGTGCAGGTCGTCGGAGCGCCGTGATCGCGGGCTCACTGCTCGCTCGCCGGCCTCCAGCGGCGGCGTCGCTTGGACCCATCTGAAAACAAACAATCACAACACAATACTTacacaatataatttacaataagGATAAACACATATTATGTAGAACTATAATCTCTAATTACCAGCACTACTCTCGTCAATAACTGGCAGTAATTAATCTAAACATTTTCGTATAGTTTTAAGCAGTGCCCTCAATTGTagtacatatacctacataatacctacgaataaataaattacactaCAACATACGCGAcgtaattatttgttttgtgcATACTTCGTATATCGGTATTAATAATCTCATATTTCGCTGTCTCCGCGTGCATAtgagtaaatataatttattgcataattCATTGaggtattataattatttcagtTAAATATGAGGTCGAACAAGAACTTAATACCCaggtattagtttttagttttcaacCTAAGCTAGATGGAGATTCTACTGTATCTGCCACACAGTAAAATCTCAAACTGGTTCAggttgaaaactaaaaacatacaGGGCCATAGAGATCAAAATTGATAAACATTAAATAGAGTAATGAATCTTTTTATGGCACCTCCAGTTTGTTTTCTAATACAATAGAGAATAGACTCTCCGACTAGCTCAGGTTAAAAACTAAAGACTATATGAAGTCAGGCCAGACAAGAGTCCTTTTTGCGCACTATATCGAACATCAActtattaaatgaaatttatattcaaaatgcatctaaaaataaatatcgtgTATAAGTTTTGTAACGGCTTTTGAGCCAGTAGTGCATACATGTCTAGGAGAGAAACGCTCATTTATAATTGATATAGTTAATGTGGTATGTCGACCGATATAATTAATTGTGTCATTAAATCTGTGCAATAAACATAACAAGGTATCATAAATCCGTTGTAAACAAAGTTAATTTATTTCGC
This portion of the Cydia pomonella isolate Wapato2018A chromosome 7, ilCydPomo1, whole genome shotgun sequence genome encodes:
- the LOC133519973 gene encoding serine/threonine-protein kinase STK11-like isoform X2, translated to MLESSPGKKFPQQQAHDYFRQLLDGLEYLHGQGVVHKDIKPGNLLLTLDSTLKITDFGVAEALDMFSPEDTCYTGQGSPAFQPPEIANGAEQFSGFKVDIWSSGVTLYNMTTGRYPFEGDNVYRLLEAIGRGEPAPPPANLGSTLRSLLIAMLQREPQRRPSVHEIRRHAWVQATPPLEAGERAVSPRSRRSDDLHTSTVLPYLVERHYGSQDYFTGDLRHGQYIISGQLPSTTCTLPPCCPTSWSGTTARRTTSPATCATVSTSSQASYPPRPAHFHRAALPRGAALRLAGLLHRRPAPRSVHHLRPATLHDLHTSTVLPYLVERHYGSQDYFTGDLRHGQYIISGQLPSTTCTLPPCCPTSWSGTTARRTTSPATCATVSTSSQASYPPRPAHFHRAALPRGAALRLAGLLHRRPAPRLVHHLRRATLHDLHTSTVLPYLVERHYGSQDYFTGDLRHGQYIISGELPSTTCTLPPCCPTSWSGTTARRTTSPATCATSWATGAPAPCPRPSCPSSRRASTAGTPPAAACPPAASRDPPVSDPLSRTIEV
- the LOC133519973 gene encoding serine/threonine-protein kinase STK11-like isoform X1, whose translation is MDPRMCRKISSSESLPDAENVEYEVASIIAPQESEENLLEGSPELRSVTWLDDDQIEDLDLNLDQTNLFFHRVDSADIIYRSKKKKCKMVGKYVMGDILGEGSYGKVKEMLDSESLCRRAVKILKKRKLRRIPNGEQNVQREIQLLRILRHKNVIELVDVLFNDEKQKMYLVMEFCVGVLQDMLESSPGKKFPQQQAHDYFRQLLDGLEYLHGQGVVHKDIKPGNLLLTLDSTLKITDFGVAEALDMFSPEDTCYTGQGSPAFQPPEIANGAEQFSGFKVDIWSSGVTLYNMTTGRYPFEGDNVYRLLEAIGRGEPAPPPANLGSTLRSLLIAMLQREPQRRPSVHEIRRHAWVQATPPLEAGERAVSPRSRRSDDLHTSTVLPYLVERHYGSQDYFTGDLRHGQYIISGQLPSTTCTLPPCCPTSWSGTTARRTTSPATCATVSTSSQASYPPRPAHFHRAALPRGAALRLAGLLHRRPAPRSVHHLRPATLHDLHTSTVLPYLVERHYGSQDYFTGDLRHGQYIISGQLPSTTCTLPPCCPTSWSGTTARRTTSPATCATVSTSSQASYPPRPAHFHRAALPRGAALRLAGLLHRRPAPRLVHHLRRATLHDLHTSTVLPYLVERHYGSQDYFTGDLRHGQYIISGELPSTTCTLPPCCPTSWSGTTARRTTSPATCATSWATGAPAPCPRPSCPSSRRASTAGTPPAAACPPAASRDPPVSDPLSRTIEV